A genome region from Nocardia sp. NBC_00565 includes the following:
- a CDS encoding nitroreductase/quinone reductase family protein translates to MDESSYRSRTNSINKVIVGLQRMGIAFGPMQLLTVTGRRTGRVLTFPIAVNKLNGGRYIFQAFPKAAWVANVRAAEAVTLTRGRRSSTARLTEIPVEERRPLLRELVAGSPASVGKRFVTTGLAEAATPDGVAAAAHQIAVFRVDPA, encoded by the coding sequence ATGGACGAGAGCAGCTACCGCAGTCGGACCAACAGCATCAACAAGGTCATCGTCGGGCTGCAGCGCATGGGTATCGCCTTCGGCCCGATGCAGCTACTTACGGTCACCGGGCGCCGAACCGGACGGGTGCTCACCTTCCCGATCGCGGTCAACAAGCTGAACGGCGGCCGATACATCTTCCAGGCGTTCCCCAAGGCCGCCTGGGTGGCCAATGTTCGTGCGGCGGAGGCGGTCACGCTGACCCGCGGTCGGCGGAGTTCGACCGCCCGGCTGACCGAGATTCCGGTGGAAGAGCGTCGGCCGCTGCTGCGCGAGCTGGTGGCCGGGAGTCCGGCCAGTGTCGGCAAACGTTTCGTCACAACGGGACTGGCCGAGGCGGCGACACCGGACGGCGTCGCCGCGGCGGCGCACCAGATCGCGGTCTTCCGCGTCGACCCGGCCTGA
- a CDS encoding zinc transporter Slc39a7, translating into MTDEHSHVEPHAHAHRHGTLTHTHAHSAHEHDHLEHEHTHTHTHDGVEHSHRHVHQSDLSNDHSHTHD; encoded by the coding sequence ATGACCGACGAACACTCCCACGTCGAGCCCCATGCCCACGCACACCGTCACGGCACACTGACCCATACCCACGCTCACAGCGCACACGAGCACGACCACCTCGAACACGAGCACACCCATACCCATACCCATGACGGAGTCGAGCATTCGCATCGCCATGTGCATCAAAGCGATCTGTCCAACGATCACTCACACACCCACGACTGA
- a CDS encoding short-chain fatty acyl-CoA regulator family protein yields MSGFRIRRRPNAGAFFAADTDARLLADLQEVFAEDPEGASISTTEIDELVSRIPAAARVLVGMHRRLRGATDQLERVSADIDSPAHDSATAMPYEDVRAFQLATQLAFLTRAETVNAVIAQADSLAAQSRGLLRVGLANYFAGALILPYTAFHGAAEALRYDIDLLSTKFEVGFETVCHRLSTLQRPGKRGVPFLFVRTDRAGNISKRQSATAFHFSRVGGSCPLWVVHEAFATPGRIRTQIAQMPDGRRYLWLARTTDESTPGYLSPKRDFAIGLGCDLTYAHKLVYSHGLPIDDPSTAVPIGPGCKVCERTNCAQRAFPQLGRPIRVDENSALNIPYTPTDQRS; encoded by the coding sequence ATGTCAGGGTTTCGGATCAGGCGACGACCGAACGCTGGGGCATTCTTTGCCGCCGACACCGACGCGCGCCTGCTGGCCGACCTGCAGGAGGTGTTCGCCGAAGACCCCGAGGGCGCGTCCATCTCGACCACCGAGATCGATGAACTCGTCTCCCGTATCCCCGCCGCGGCGCGGGTCCTGGTCGGCATGCACCGCCGACTACGCGGCGCCACCGACCAACTCGAACGCGTCTCGGCCGACATCGACAGTCCCGCACACGATTCGGCCACCGCCATGCCTTATGAGGATGTCCGCGCCTTCCAGCTGGCGACCCAGCTGGCGTTCCTGACCCGAGCCGAAACCGTCAATGCGGTTATCGCACAGGCGGATTCGCTGGCCGCGCAGTCGCGTGGCCTGCTGCGGGTCGGGCTGGCCAACTACTTCGCCGGGGCGCTGATCTTGCCCTACACCGCGTTCCACGGGGCCGCAGAAGCGCTGCGCTACGACATCGACTTGCTCTCGACCAAATTCGAGGTCGGCTTCGAGACCGTCTGCCACCGCCTGTCGACACTGCAACGCCCCGGCAAGCGCGGTGTTCCATTCCTGTTCGTCCGCACCGACCGCGCGGGAAACATCTCGAAACGTCAGTCCGCCACCGCATTTCACTTCTCGCGCGTAGGCGGCAGCTGCCCGCTGTGGGTCGTTCACGAAGCCTTCGCGACACCGGGGCGGATCCGCACCCAGATCGCGCAAATGCCCGACGGCCGTCGATACCTGTGGCTGGCGCGCACCACCGACGAGAGCACACCGGGCTACCTTTCACCCAAGCGGGACTTCGCGATCGGTCTCGGCTGTGACCTCACCTATGCGCACAAACTCGTCTACTCTCACGGCTTGCCGATCGATGACCCGAGTACCGCCGTTCCGATCGGACCGGGTTGCAAAGTGTGTGAACGCACGAATTGCGCCCAGCGTGCGTTTCCGCAACTCGGCAGACCCATCCGTGTGGACGAGAACAGCGCCCTCAACATTCCGTATACACCGACAGATCAGCGCAGCTGA
- a CDS encoding polyprenyl synthetase family protein: MPREIDSAVFPHLDADLDRVRDVLGPVQFQGRPELTALTDEGPDSSRRLVRPTLTLLSYYLLADPAAPAEDRVVRAAAAMELLHLGSLYHDDVIDHAYQRRGRPNANAVWGSHMAVLGGDSVTSSGTRMLAELGQREVLVGAIAGEQMCEGMVIEAADLYAASRSEQSYLDSINGKTAVLLSLACQVGAMQAGRPEDQEEALALFGRHFGLAYQLYDDILDLTSTAEEMGKPVNTDLPEGIYTLPVIRAAARDRDLARLLRRAMTREQAAHARELVIASGAVDEAQAMADEFMDQAAGQLANLPADPHARHAMTAYARSILDRRTPLPVVPPQATQPPAAQSDALPPELARWVRSWMADTGLVVSPAEFDHHHRWSGALRSPAAQILAPADAAREQTTAAIAMLSFVWDDLFEDPQLRDPEAVTALRRGLVAMLRQDPEAAGRPGAIPTAWASLWPRLREGRTTRWQERFLDSLEEWFEAAEREAHHRIDGYIPATADYLPLRMSTSGIDIVLACIEVHQDRELPSKLRSHPVIRRLEELTFLVTFVENDLVGLDQDEADQIPYNLVRAVRHETGCTRREAVEQVQRQAAEHRAQLEAVIRYLPALLRMVPGLSGPRKEFASIYGNLANMTFWANQTDRYTPTASAAPDLERLRREIYHYPAAEPAPTAR, from the coding sequence GTGCCACGTGAAATCGATTCGGCCGTCTTCCCGCATCTGGATGCGGACCTGGACCGCGTCCGTGACGTTCTCGGCCCCGTGCAGTTCCAGGGCAGGCCAGAGCTGACCGCACTCACCGACGAAGGGCCCGACAGCTCTCGCCGCCTGGTCCGTCCCACATTGACCTTGCTGTCGTACTACCTGCTCGCCGATCCCGCAGCGCCGGCCGAGGACCGGGTGGTGCGCGCCGCCGCCGCCATGGAGCTGCTGCACCTGGGCTCGCTCTACCACGACGACGTCATCGATCACGCCTACCAGCGCCGCGGCCGCCCCAACGCCAACGCGGTGTGGGGCTCGCATATGGCCGTATTGGGTGGAGACTCCGTGACGTCCTCGGGCACGCGCATGCTGGCCGAACTCGGCCAGCGCGAAGTTCTCGTAGGGGCGATCGCGGGTGAGCAGATGTGCGAAGGCATGGTCATCGAGGCCGCCGACCTCTACGCGGCCTCCCGCAGCGAACAGTCCTACCTGGACTCGATCAATGGCAAAACGGCGGTGCTGCTCTCGCTGGCATGCCAAGTGGGCGCGATGCAGGCCGGCCGGCCCGAGGATCAAGAAGAGGCGCTGGCCCTGTTCGGCCGACACTTCGGGCTGGCCTACCAGCTGTACGACGACATCCTCGATCTGACCTCGACCGCCGAAGAGATGGGCAAACCCGTCAACACGGATCTGCCCGAGGGCATCTACACCCTTCCCGTGATCCGCGCCGCTGCCCGCGACCGGGACCTTGCCCGCCTGCTGCGCAGAGCTATGACACGCGAACAAGCCGCACACGCCCGCGAGCTCGTCATCGCCTCCGGCGCCGTGGACGAAGCACAGGCGATGGCCGATGAATTCATGGACCAGGCTGCCGGTCAGCTTGCCAATCTGCCCGCTGACCCGCACGCCCGCCACGCGATGACCGCCTACGCCCGGTCCATACTCGACCGGCGAACTCCGCTGCCCGTGGTCCCCCCGCAGGCGACACAGCCACCCGCGGCCCAAAGTGATGCGCTCCCACCGGAGCTCGCGCGATGGGTGCGGAGCTGGATGGCGGACACCGGCCTTGTCGTCTCCCCGGCCGAGTTCGACCACCACCACCGATGGTCAGGAGCGCTGCGGTCCCCGGCGGCACAGATCTTGGCCCCAGCTGACGCGGCCCGTGAACAGACCACCGCCGCCATAGCCATGCTGTCCTTTGTCTGGGACGACCTCTTCGAGGATCCGCAGCTGAGGGACCCAGAAGCCGTCACCGCGCTGCGGCGTGGCCTGGTGGCAATGCTGCGCCAGGACCCGGAGGCAGCGGGGCGGCCCGGCGCGATCCCGACGGCCTGGGCGAGTTTGTGGCCGCGCCTGCGCGAGGGCCGGACCACCCGCTGGCAGGAGCGGTTCCTCGACAGCCTCGAGGAGTGGTTCGAAGCCGCCGAACGCGAAGCGCACCACCGCATCGACGGCTACATCCCCGCCACGGCCGACTACCTGCCGCTGCGAATGTCGACCAGTGGGATCGACATCGTCCTCGCCTGCATAGAGGTGCACCAGGACCGGGAACTGCCCTCGAAGCTGCGCAGCCACCCCGTGATCCGCCGTCTCGAGGAACTCACCTTCTTGGTGACCTTCGTGGAAAACGACCTGGTGGGGTTGGATCAGGATGAGGCCGACCAAATCCCCTACAACCTGGTGCGGGCGGTCCGTCACGAGACCGGCTGCACCCGCCGCGAAGCCGTGGAGCAGGTGCAGCGCCAGGCGGCGGAGCATCGCGCCCAACTCGAGGCGGTGATCCGCTACCTCCCCGCGCTCCTGCGCATGGTTCCCGGCCTGTCGGGCCCGCGGAAGGAATTCGCGTCGATCTACGGAAACCTGGCGAACATGACGTTCTGGGCGAATCAGACCGATCGGTACACGCCAACCGCATCCGCAGCGCCGGACTTGGAACGCTTGCGCCGTGAGATCTACCACTACCCGGCCGCCGAACCGGCTCCTACCGCGCGGTAA
- a CDS encoding SCP2 sterol-binding domain-containing protein has translation MYDITEIDPAQVSPGEFKNLIASTSDEKLRAALADPNIRNTMLDTVFARMPDRLSVDEARGVDATVLWRVGQTPDEWLVTIRDGGCTVTKATAGVKPTVSLTLGDVLFLRLLSGQASGTKSMLSGKLRVKGDVLFARRVEKLFSTD, from the coding sequence ATGTACGACATCACCGAGATCGACCCAGCGCAAGTCTCACCGGGTGAGTTCAAGAACCTCATCGCCAGCACGTCCGATGAGAAGTTGCGCGCCGCGCTGGCCGATCCGAACATACGAAACACCATGCTCGACACCGTTTTCGCGCGCATGCCGGACCGGTTGAGTGTTGACGAAGCACGCGGTGTCGATGCCACCGTGCTATGGCGAGTGGGGCAGACTCCCGACGAGTGGTTGGTGACGATTCGCGACGGTGGATGCACCGTGACGAAGGCTACGGCGGGTGTCAAACCGACGGTGTCACTGACGCTGGGAGATGTCCTGTTCCTCCGATTGTTGTCCGGGCAGGCGTCGGGGACGAAATCGATGCTTTCCGGCAAGCTGCGTGTCAAGGGTGATGTGCTGTTCGCCAGGCGAGTGGAGAAGCTGTTCAGCACGGATTGA
- a CDS encoding LppX_LprAFG lipoprotein, producing the protein MIGRRAGIGVIIVLLSIGGTACTADGGLPRPAQLLRNAAAAARATTSAHLTLQLSGASLSGVSVRAMSADVVRDGDARAKGQLVVPSVLGDVRVDFVEIDSTIYTRDPTGRFAPAPPQQNGSADPLPTTLIDPHRGVANLLTSMSSVQTEARETVADVEAFRVTGLVAAHDIAQVVPSVTTDGRLTVWFKVGGRHEPVATRLVIGQGDPASQSVLDLTVSDVNRPVHVADPRQ; encoded by the coding sequence ATGATCGGCCGACGCGCCGGTATCGGCGTGATCATCGTCCTGTTGTCGATCGGCGGCACCGCCTGCACCGCGGATGGTGGTTTGCCACGGCCCGCCCAGTTACTCCGCAACGCGGCGGCGGCCGCGCGTGCGACGACAAGCGCACACCTCACCCTGCAGCTCAGCGGCGCGTCCCTGAGTGGAGTGAGTGTCCGGGCCATGTCGGCCGACGTGGTCCGGGACGGTGACGCGCGAGCGAAAGGACAGCTGGTGGTGCCGTCGGTACTCGGTGACGTCCGCGTTGATTTCGTCGAGATCGACTCGACCATCTACACCCGCGACCCCACCGGGCGATTCGCGCCGGCGCCACCACAGCAGAACGGGTCGGCTGATCCCTTGCCCACCACGTTGATCGACCCGCACCGAGGAGTCGCGAACCTACTGACATCGATGTCTTCGGTGCAGACCGAGGCAAGGGAGACCGTCGCCGATGTCGAAGCGTTCCGCGTCACCGGACTCGTTGCGGCCCACGACATTGCCCAGGTGGTGCCGAGCGTCACCACGGACGGGAGGTTGACCGTGTGGTTCAAGGTGGGTGGCCGACACGAGCCGGTCGCGACCCGGCTGGTGATCGGGCAGGGGGATCCCGCATCGCAATCCGTGCTCGACCTGACGGTCAGCGACGTCAACCGTCCCGTACATGTCGCCGATCCCCGCCAATAG